One window from the genome of Amycolatopsis sp. NBC_01480 encodes:
- a CDS encoding FecCD family ABC transporter permease — translation MNAVKEKPIGTGRVSVRVAPRALIVGIVLFVLVFLLSAVSMTTGDYPLSFGDVVKTLFGFGDAGTEFIVTTLRLPRLLVALLVGGALGVSGGVLQSLSGNPLGSPDVIGFTEGSATGALLVIVLAHGGSSEVALGALAGGLLTALVVGLLAFRRGVQGFRLILVGIGVAAMLTAFNSYLITRASLQDAYSAQAWLVGGLNGRGWEEVVPVGIAVVILLPIAFGHGRRLSLLEMGDDAAKGLGVPVERTRTIMIAVSVTLCAVATAAAGPIAFVALAAPQLAKRLARSARPTLVSAALMGALLLVASDLVTRLAFGEQGLPVGIATGAIGGLYLMWLLSSQWRRNRA, via the coding sequence GTGAACGCGGTCAAGGAAAAGCCCATCGGGACGGGCCGCGTTTCGGTCCGGGTGGCGCCGCGCGCGCTGATCGTCGGGATCGTGCTGTTCGTGCTGGTGTTCCTGCTCAGCGCGGTGAGCATGACCACCGGGGACTACCCGCTTTCGTTCGGCGACGTGGTGAAGACGCTGTTCGGCTTCGGCGACGCCGGGACCGAGTTCATCGTGACGACGCTGCGCCTGCCGCGGCTGCTGGTGGCGCTGCTGGTCGGCGGCGCGCTCGGGGTCAGCGGCGGCGTTCTGCAGAGCCTGTCCGGAAACCCGCTGGGCAGCCCGGACGTCATCGGCTTCACCGAGGGCTCGGCCACCGGCGCGTTGCTGGTGATCGTGCTGGCGCACGGCGGGTCTTCGGAGGTGGCCCTCGGTGCGTTGGCCGGCGGTCTGCTGACCGCGCTGGTGGTCGGGCTGCTGGCGTTTCGCCGTGGGGTGCAAGGGTTTCGGCTGATCTTGGTCGGCATCGGCGTGGCCGCGATGCTGACCGCCTTCAACTCGTACCTGATCACCCGCGCGTCGCTGCAGGACGCCTACTCCGCGCAGGCCTGGCTGGTCGGCGGGCTCAACGGGCGCGGCTGGGAAGAGGTCGTGCCGGTCGGGATCGCGGTGGTGATCCTGCTGCCGATCGCGTTCGGCCACGGGCGGCGGCTTTCGCTGCTGGAGATGGGCGACGACGCGGCGAAGGGCCTCGGCGTGCCGGTCGAGCGGACCCGGACGATCATGATCGCGGTCAGCGTGACGCTGTGCGCGGTCGCCACCGCGGCGGCCGGGCCGATCGCGTTCGTCGCGCTCGCGGCCCCGCAGCTGGCGAAGCGGCTGGCCCGCTCGGCGCGGCCGACGCTGGTGTCCGCGGCGTTGATGGGCGCGCTGCTGCTCGTGGCGAGCGACCTGGTGACCCGGCTGGCGTTCGGCGAGCAGGGCCTGCCGGTCGGCATCGCGACCGGCGCCATCGGCGGGCTGTACCTGATGTGGCTGCTCTCGAGCCAGTGGCGGCGCAACCGCGCCTGA
- a CDS encoding DinB family protein — protein sequence MSNSSSSVERAWPDPLSGDELTVQTRFLDFLRATAVNKLAGLTREQAVATPLPASPRTSALGVVKHLTAVERWWLSIEAGGAELPSLWEGSPDPSWDLAADDDPASVVAAYREEWAHSAASLAGLAAGDRTRRAGEFTVRWVLAHVVQETARHVGHLDTLRELADGEVGE from the coding sequence ATGTCGAACAGCAGTTCGAGCGTCGAACGGGCCTGGCCCGACCCGCTGAGCGGGGACGAGCTCACCGTGCAGACCCGGTTCCTGGACTTCCTGCGGGCCACCGCCGTGAACAAGCTCGCCGGGCTGACCCGCGAGCAGGCCGTGGCGACACCGCTGCCGGCCTCACCCCGGACGAGCGCGCTGGGGGTGGTCAAGCACCTCACCGCGGTCGAGCGCTGGTGGCTCTCGATCGAGGCGGGCGGCGCGGAGCTGCCGTCGCTGTGGGAGGGCTCGCCCGATCCGAGCTGGGACCTCGCGGCCGACGACGACCCGGCCTCGGTCGTCGCCGCCTACCGAGAGGAATGGGCGCACTCGGCGGCCTCGCTGGCCGGGCTGGCCGCCGGCGACCGGACCAGGCGCGCGGGCGAGTTCACGGTGCGCTGGGTGCTGGCCCACGTCGTCCAGGAGACCGCGCGGCACGTCGGCCATCTCGACACGCTGCGCGAGCTGGCCGACGGCGAAGTGGGGGAGTGA
- a CDS encoding DMT family transporter: MVWGLLCALLSAVAYGVASVMQAVAAKASPDSGAGVDPRLLLRVLRQWKFVLGLGFDVLGFVAQIAALHVLPLFVVQAAQAASLAVTAVAARVFGVRLGAREWTAVGVVCAGLALLGGSAESEGSTQVGLGFRLVLAGAVVVLGLAGVAAGRASRRVRTPALGLVAGLCFGIVAISGRVMPSLAPLDLLTDPALYIVAVAGGLAMLFYATALQRGSVTTSTAMMVLGETVLPSLIGIVLLGDRTRPGFALVAVAGFVLAVTAALALARFGEPAPIEPQQEAASH, from the coding sequence ATGGTGTGGGGACTGCTGTGCGCGTTGCTTTCCGCGGTGGCTTACGGCGTCGCGTCCGTAATGCAGGCCGTCGCGGCGAAGGCGTCGCCGGACTCGGGGGCGGGCGTCGACCCGCGGCTGCTGCTGCGCGTGCTGCGGCAGTGGAAGTTCGTGCTCGGGCTCGGCTTCGACGTGCTGGGCTTCGTCGCGCAGATCGCCGCGCTGCACGTGCTGCCGCTGTTCGTCGTGCAGGCGGCGCAGGCGGCCAGCCTGGCCGTGACGGCGGTGGCCGCGCGAGTCTTCGGCGTACGGCTCGGGGCGCGCGAGTGGACCGCCGTCGGCGTGGTGTGCGCGGGGCTGGCGCTGCTCGGCGGGTCGGCCGAAAGCGAGGGCTCGACCCAGGTGGGGCTGGGCTTCCGGCTCGTGCTCGCGGGCGCCGTCGTGGTGCTCGGGCTGGCCGGGGTCGCCGCGGGCCGGGCGAGCCGCCGCGTGCGGACGCCGGCGCTGGGCCTCGTCGCCGGGCTCTGCTTCGGGATCGTCGCGATCTCCGGCCGGGTGATGCCCAGCCTGGCGCCGCTCGACCTGCTGACCGACCCGGCGCTGTACATCGTCGCAGTGGCCGGCGGGCTGGCGATGTTGTTCTACGCCACGGCTTTGCAACGCGGCAGTGTCACCACCTCCACCGCGATGATGGTGCTCGGCGAGACCGTGCTGCCGTCGCTGATCGGCATCGTGCTGCTCGGCGACCGCACCCGGCCCGGGTTCGCGCTCGTCGCGGTCGCCGGGTTCGTCCTCGCCGTCACCGCGGCGCTGGCGCTCGCGCGATTCGGCGAGCCCGCGCCGATCGAACCGCAGCAAGAGGCCGCCAGCCACTGA
- a CDS encoding ABC transporter ATP-binding protein produces the protein MSSVGVNDRELLPTADGPRIRAVLGELLGRSKGRALGSFAFIVGATAVGLLTAPLLGRVVDVVAQHRPATDLVTPVVTLVLVAVVSAIATALGVSMLARLGETMLADLRERFVDRALGLPLEQVEKAGSGDLTTRVTNDVAVVAEGVREALPELGRSVLTIVLTLVAMAVLDWRFLLAALLAVPIQLHTVRWYVRQAKPLYAAQRAAVGSQQQQLLDTIGGAKTVRAFRLADEHVERVRQRSSGAVELALRGIRLVTQFFGRLNLAEFVGLSAVLAAGYLLVGANLATVGVATAAALYFHSLFAPVNTALALVDDAQAATASLARLIGVADLPALAEPRRPGRPVDSSVKATAVSHSYVDGHPVLREVDLDLSPGERVALVGASGAGKTTLAKLIAGIHRAGSGAVSLGGVPLDELGPEQTRRTVALISQEVHVFSGTLAGDLRLARPEASDDELRAALTAVGALGWAEALPDGLATVVGDGGHQLTVTQAQQLALVRLVLADPPVAILDEATAEAGSAGAKTLEAAAAAALSGRTGLVVAHRLTQAAASDRIVVLDAGAVVETGTHDELVAAGGAYATLWAAWSGQREVHGEPQPG, from the coding sequence ATGAGCAGTGTTGGCGTGAACGACCGCGAGCTGCTGCCGACGGCCGACGGGCCGCGGATCCGCGCCGTACTGGGCGAATTGCTAGGCCGTTCGAAGGGCCGCGCGCTCGGCTCGTTCGCCTTCATCGTCGGCGCCACGGCGGTCGGGCTACTCACCGCGCCGCTGCTCGGCCGCGTCGTCGACGTGGTCGCGCAGCACCGGCCGGCGACGGACCTGGTCACCCCCGTGGTGACGCTGGTGCTGGTCGCGGTGGTGTCGGCGATCGCGACGGCGCTGGGCGTTTCGATGCTCGCCCGGCTCGGCGAGACGATGCTGGCCGACCTGCGCGAGCGGTTCGTCGACCGCGCGCTGGGGCTGCCGCTGGAACAGGTCGAGAAGGCCGGCTCCGGCGACCTGACCACCCGCGTCACCAACGACGTCGCGGTGGTCGCCGAAGGAGTGCGCGAAGCGCTGCCGGAGCTGGGCCGCTCGGTGCTGACGATCGTGCTCACCCTGGTCGCGATGGCGGTGCTCGACTGGCGGTTCCTGCTCGCCGCGCTGCTGGCCGTGCCGATCCAGCTGCACACCGTGCGCTGGTATGTGCGGCAGGCGAAACCGCTCTACGCCGCGCAACGCGCCGCCGTCGGCTCACAGCAGCAGCAGTTGCTGGACACCATCGGCGGCGCCAAGACCGTGCGCGCGTTCCGGCTGGCCGACGAGCATGTGGAGCGCGTCCGGCAGCGGTCCTCGGGCGCGGTCGAGCTGGCGCTGCGCGGAATCCGGCTGGTGACGCAGTTCTTCGGACGGCTGAACCTGGCCGAGTTCGTCGGCCTGTCCGCGGTGCTCGCGGCGGGTTACCTGCTGGTGGGCGCGAACCTGGCGACGGTCGGCGTCGCCACCGCCGCCGCGCTGTACTTCCACAGTCTGTTCGCACCTGTCAACACCGCGCTGGCGCTGGTCGACGACGCGCAGGCGGCCACCGCGAGCCTGGCCCGGCTGATCGGCGTGGCGGATCTGCCCGCGCTGGCTGAGCCGCGGCGGCCGGGGCGGCCGGTGGACTCCTCGGTCAAGGCGACCGCGGTCAGCCACTCCTATGTGGACGGTCACCCGGTGTTGCGGGAGGTCGACCTCGACCTCTCCCCCGGCGAGCGCGTCGCGCTGGTCGGCGCGAGCGGCGCGGGCAAGACGACCCTGGCCAAGCTGATCGCCGGCATCCACCGGGCCGGCTCCGGCGCGGTCTCGCTCGGCGGCGTCCCGCTCGACGAGCTGGGCCCCGAGCAGACCCGGCGCACCGTCGCGCTGATCAGCCAGGAGGTGCACGTCTTCAGCGGCACCCTGGCCGGCGACCTGCGCCTCGCCCGCCCCGAGGCGAGCGACGACGAACTGCGGGCGGCGCTGACGGCCGTCGGCGCGCTCGGCTGGGCCGAGGCCCTCCCGGACGGGCTCGCCACCGTCGTCGGCGACGGCGGGCACCAGCTCACCGTCACGCAGGCGCAGCAACTCGCGCTGGTCCGGCTGGTGCTGGCCGACCCGCCGGTGGCGATCCTGGACGAGGCCACCGCCGAGGCGGGCAGCGCGGGCGCGAAGACGCTCGAAGCGGCCGCGGCGGCGGCATTGTCCGGACGGACCGGGCTGGTCGTGGCCCACCGGCTCACCCAGGCGGCGGCGTCGGACCGGATCGTGGTCCTCGACGCGGGCGCCGTGGTGGAGACCGGAACCCACGACGAGCTGGTCGCCGCGGGCGGTGCGTACGCGACGTTGTGGGCGGCTTGGTCGGGGCAGCGCGAAGTCCACGGTGAGCCCCAGCCTGGGTAA
- the efeB gene encoding iron uptake transporter deferrochelatase/peroxidase subunit codes for MSLSRRRFLQGAGAGVTGSALAGGLFAAGARADTPPSTQDLGPVGFHGDHQAGVLTPAPAAGTFAAFDVTSPDRAGLVALLQTLTARARVLTAGGPQPDLGVGAPPADSAVLGPDAPAGGLTITVSVGSSLFDQRYGLAGRKPLHLKPMPVFPDDALEPASCHGDLMLQICATTADTAHHALRDLMKHTRAWMQPRYRIDGFVPPPRPSGAPRNLMGFKDGIVNPAPAEATGVVWVAADGQEPEWATGGSYQVVRLIRMLIEFWDRVSLTEQERMFGRRRDTGAPLDGSAETDKPDYARDPGGTVIPLDSHIRLANPRTAESAGSAMLRRPYNYDRGFAPTGELDSGLIFCCYQRNLATQFEAVQARLAGEPLADYLRPFGGGYFFTLPGVRGDQDWYGSGLLR; via the coding sequence ATGTCCTTGAGCCGTCGACGTTTCCTGCAGGGCGCGGGCGCCGGGGTCACCGGCAGCGCACTCGCCGGAGGACTCTTCGCCGCCGGCGCCCGCGCCGACACCCCACCGTCCACTCAGGACTTGGGGCCGGTCGGATTCCACGGCGACCACCAGGCCGGCGTCCTCACCCCGGCCCCGGCCGCGGGCACGTTCGCCGCGTTCGACGTCACCAGCCCGGACCGTGCGGGACTTGTGGCGCTGCTGCAGACCCTGACCGCCCGCGCCCGCGTGCTCACGGCGGGCGGGCCCCAGCCGGACCTCGGCGTCGGCGCGCCCCCGGCCGACAGTGCGGTGCTCGGGCCGGACGCCCCGGCAGGCGGCCTGACCATCACCGTCTCCGTGGGGAGTTCGCTGTTCGACCAGCGGTACGGCCTCGCCGGCCGCAAACCGTTGCACCTCAAGCCAATGCCCGTCTTCCCCGACGACGCGCTCGAACCGGCGTCGTGCCACGGCGATCTGATGTTGCAGATCTGCGCGACCACCGCGGACACCGCGCACCACGCCCTGCGGGACCTGATGAAGCACACGCGGGCGTGGATGCAACCGCGGTACCGGATCGACGGGTTCGTCCCGCCGCCTCGCCCGTCCGGCGCGCCGCGCAACCTGATGGGGTTCAAGGACGGCATCGTCAACCCGGCGCCCGCCGAAGCCACGGGCGTCGTGTGGGTCGCGGCGGACGGCCAGGAACCGGAGTGGGCAACCGGCGGCTCGTACCAGGTGGTCCGGCTGATCCGGATGCTGATCGAGTTCTGGGACCGGGTTTCGCTGACCGAGCAGGAGCGCATGTTCGGCCGCCGCCGCGACACCGGCGCGCCGCTGGACGGCTCCGCCGAGACCGACAAGCCCGACTACGCCCGGGATCCCGGCGGCACCGTCATCCCGCTCGATTCCCACATCCGGCTGGCCAACCCGCGCACCGCCGAGTCCGCGGGCAGCGCGATGCTGCGCCGTCCGTACAACTACGACCGCGGCTTCGCCCCGACCGGCGAGCTGGACTCCGGGCTGATTTTCTGTTGTTACCAGCGGAATCTGGCCACGCAGTTCGAAGCCGTGCAGGCCCGGCTGGCCGGCGAGCCACTGGCGGACTACCTGCGCCCCTTCGGCGGAGGCTACTTCTTCACCCTGCCCGGCGTGCGCGGCGATCAGGACTGGTACGGCAGCGGCCTGCTGCGCTGA
- a CDS encoding iron-siderophore ABC transporter substrate-binding protein, producing the protein MARFSLLSAVRGRARAAGALTSALLLAGALTACGSGADTAATPGGSSSPTDPGAFPVTIDHKYGSTKIEKAPQRVVTVGLTEQDALLALGVVPVGTTEYLGNFPGAIGPWAKDKLGSAPVPTVLKGTDGPQFEKIAALKPDLIIGLYSALTQEQYSTLSKIAPTIAQPKGFNDYGIPWQDETKAVGKAVGKAKEADQLVQGVEDQIAKARAAHPEFAGKTALMATQYDGYFVYGSEDPRSRILTDLGFKLPANLDQAIGDKFGANISAERTDLLNVDALAWIVDTIANGQATLAKDKLYSGLNVAKQKREVFIEDASTYGGATSFVSPLSLPYQLQRLVPQLAAAVDGNPATEVKPAS; encoded by the coding sequence ATGGCCCGCTTCTCCCTCCTGTCCGCCGTGCGCGGGCGCGCCCGGGCCGCCGGGGCGCTGACCTCGGCGCTCCTGCTGGCCGGCGCGCTCACGGCCTGCGGGTCCGGCGCCGACACCGCAGCCACGCCGGGCGGGTCGTCCAGTCCCACGGACCCGGGCGCGTTCCCGGTCACCATCGACCACAAGTACGGCTCGACGAAGATCGAGAAGGCGCCGCAGCGCGTGGTCACGGTCGGCCTGACCGAGCAGGACGCGTTGCTGGCGCTCGGCGTCGTCCCGGTCGGCACCACGGAGTACCTCGGCAACTTCCCCGGCGCGATCGGCCCGTGGGCCAAGGACAAGCTCGGCAGCGCGCCGGTGCCGACCGTGCTGAAGGGCACCGACGGCCCGCAGTTCGAGAAGATCGCCGCGCTGAAGCCGGACCTGATCATCGGCCTGTACTCCGCGCTGACGCAGGAGCAGTACTCGACGCTGTCGAAGATCGCGCCGACGATCGCGCAGCCCAAGGGGTTCAACGACTACGGCATCCCCTGGCAGGACGAGACGAAGGCCGTGGGCAAGGCGGTCGGCAAGGCCAAGGAGGCCGACCAGCTGGTGCAGGGCGTCGAGGACCAGATCGCCAAGGCCCGCGCGGCGCACCCGGAGTTCGCCGGCAAGACGGCCCTGATGGCCACGCAGTACGACGGCTACTTCGTCTACGGCAGCGAAGACCCGCGCTCCCGCATCCTGACCGACCTCGGCTTCAAGCTGCCCGCGAACCTGGACCAGGCCATCGGCGACAAGTTCGGCGCGAACATCAGCGCCGAGCGCACCGACCTGCTGAACGTCGACGCGCTGGCCTGGATCGTCGACACGATCGCCAATGGCCAGGCCACCCTGGCGAAGGACAAGCTGTACTCGGGCCTGAACGTCGCGAAGCAGAAGCGCGAGGTCTTCATCGAGGACGCGAGCACGTACGGCGGCGCGACCTCGTTCGTCAGCCCGCTGAGCCTGCCGTATCAGCTGCAGCGGCTCGTCCCGCAGCTGGCGGCCGCCGTGGACGGGAACCCGGCCACCGAGGTCAAGCCCGCCAGCTGA
- a CDS encoding FecCD family ABC transporter permease, whose product MRSGPGGGFVVVSASPPVPRADPPAPRARAQALRGAGLLGAAGVLVLVVLVSIWVGSKGIPFASTWSVLWHNDGSADAVIIHDQRIPRTLLGALVGAALGLAGAVMQALTRNPLADPGLLGVNNGASAAVVSAIAFAGVSGVLGYVWFAFLGAAIASVVVYLLGTAGRAGATPDRLVMSGAALTAVLQAYIGAVLLIDPDTFNQFRFWSVGSLSGRRADVLVQVSPFIAVGIVLALLLARPLNVLALGEQTGKALGAHIGRTRVLGAIAVTLLCGASTAAIGPIAFIGLAVPQAVRILVGPDQRWVLPYSMVLSPVLLIGADVLGRILNPPEELQVGIVTAFLGAPVFIALCRRRKLARL is encoded by the coding sequence ATGAGGTCCGGTCCCGGAGGAGGTTTCGTGGTCGTGAGCGCCAGTCCGCCCGTGCCGCGGGCGGATCCGCCCGCGCCGCGCGCCCGGGCCCAGGCCCTGCGCGGGGCCGGCCTGCTGGGCGCGGCCGGCGTGCTCGTGCTGGTCGTGCTGGTCAGCATCTGGGTCGGCTCGAAGGGCATCCCGTTCGCGTCCACCTGGTCGGTGCTGTGGCACAACGACGGCTCGGCCGACGCGGTGATCATCCACGACCAGCGGATCCCGCGGACGCTGCTGGGCGCGCTGGTCGGCGCCGCGCTCGGCCTGGCCGGCGCGGTGATGCAGGCGCTCACCCGCAATCCGCTCGCCGATCCGGGCCTGCTGGGGGTCAACAACGGCGCGTCCGCCGCGGTGGTCTCGGCCATCGCGTTCGCCGGGGTGAGCGGCGTGCTGGGCTACGTCTGGTTCGCGTTCCTCGGCGCGGCCATCGCCTCGGTGGTCGTCTACCTGCTGGGCACCGCGGGGCGCGCGGGCGCGACGCCGGACCGGCTGGTGATGTCGGGCGCGGCGCTGACCGCGGTGCTCCAGGCCTACATCGGCGCGGTGCTGCTGATCGACCCGGACACCTTCAACCAGTTCCGGTTCTGGAGCGTCGGCTCGCTCAGCGGCCGTCGCGCCGACGTGCTGGTGCAGGTCTCGCCGTTCATCGCGGTGGGCATTGTGTTGGCGCTGCTGCTCGCGCGGCCGCTGAACGTGCTGGCCCTGGGCGAGCAGACCGGCAAGGCGCTCGGCGCGCACATCGGCCGCACGCGGGTGCTCGGCGCGATCGCGGTGACGCTGCTGTGCGGCGCGTCGACCGCGGCGATCGGGCCGATCGCGTTCATCGGGCTGGCCGTGCCGCAGGCGGTGCGGATCCTGGTCGGGCCGGACCAGCGGTGGGTGCTGCCGTATTCGATGGTGCTTTCGCCGGTGCTGCTGATCGGCGCCGACGTGCTCGGGCGCATCCTGAACCCGCCGGAAGAGCTTCAGGTGGGCATCGTGACGGCGTTCCTCGGCGCCCCGGTGTTCATCGCGCTGTGCCGTCGCCGGAAGCTGGCGCGCCTGTGA
- a CDS encoding ABC transporter ATP-binding protein, which yields MTTAAAITGRDVLRSAVAGQRKPVVLASVLAAGHQGGEALVPVVIGVVIDRAVADSSLLTLLLWLGVLGVVFLVLSYSYRFGARAAERAAELAAQDLRLRISRRVLHPRGGTETGALAGELASIGTSDARRVGMVDSMLPFGFAALSGLVVSAIALLRVSVPLGLLVLLGTPPLLFLAHLIGKPLERRSEVEQERAAHASGVATDLVAGLRVLKGIGAEPAAVARYRRTSQDSLLATVKAARAQAWHNGALLALTGIFIALVALVGGNLAANGEITVGDLVAAVGLAQFLQAPFSIFAMVNGQLAQGRASAARVATVLNAPLAVPAGDAALPSPAGGRVELSGVTHGKLRGLDLAVPPGQLLGVVTTDPAVATDLLDCLGRFTDPAAGTVRVDAADLSTVDPDRVREVVLVAAHDADLFEGTLEENVRAGATDLSDGVLSAAAADEVASTLPSGTATAVTERGRSLSGGQRQRVALARALAKDAPVLVLHDPTTAVDTVTEARIADGVARLRRGRTTIVVTTSPALLAATDRVVLLADGRAVAEGEHAGLVRERADYRAAVLS from the coding sequence GTGACGACGGCGGCAGCGATCACCGGGCGGGACGTGCTGCGGAGCGCGGTCGCCGGGCAGCGGAAGCCGGTGGTGCTCGCCTCCGTGCTGGCCGCCGGCCACCAGGGCGGCGAGGCACTGGTGCCGGTGGTGATCGGCGTGGTGATCGACCGCGCCGTGGCGGACAGCTCCTTGCTCACCCTGCTGTTGTGGCTGGGCGTGCTCGGCGTGGTGTTCCTCGTCCTGTCCTACAGCTACCGCTTCGGCGCGCGGGCGGCCGAGCGGGCCGCGGAACTCGCCGCGCAGGACCTCCGGCTGCGGATCAGCCGCCGGGTGCTGCACCCGCGCGGCGGCACCGAGACCGGCGCGCTGGCCGGGGAGCTGGCGAGCATCGGGACCTCGGACGCCCGCCGCGTCGGCATGGTCGACTCCATGCTGCCGTTCGGGTTCGCCGCGCTCAGCGGGCTGGTGGTCAGCGCGATCGCGCTGCTGCGCGTGTCCGTGCCGCTCGGGTTGCTGGTCCTGCTGGGCACGCCGCCGCTGCTCTTCCTCGCGCACCTGATCGGCAAGCCGCTGGAACGGCGCAGCGAGGTGGAGCAGGAACGCGCGGCGCACGCGTCGGGGGTGGCGACCGATCTCGTCGCCGGGCTGCGGGTGCTCAAGGGCATCGGCGCGGAGCCCGCGGCGGTCGCGCGCTACCGCCGGACCAGTCAGGACTCCTTGCTGGCCACGGTGAAAGCGGCCCGCGCGCAGGCCTGGCACAACGGCGCACTGCTCGCGCTCACCGGCATCTTCATCGCATTGGTCGCCCTCGTCGGCGGAAACCTGGCGGCGAACGGCGAGATCACCGTCGGCGACCTGGTCGCGGCGGTCGGGCTCGCCCAGTTCCTGCAGGCGCCGTTCTCGATCTTCGCCATGGTCAACGGGCAGCTGGCGCAGGGCCGCGCCTCGGCCGCGCGGGTCGCGACGGTGCTGAACGCGCCGCTCGCCGTGCCCGCCGGTGACGCGGCGCTGCCCTCGCCTGCCGGCGGCCGGGTCGAGCTTTCCGGGGTCACGCACGGGAAACTGCGCGGGCTGGACCTCGCCGTGCCGCCCGGCCAGCTGCTCGGCGTGGTCACCACCGACCCCGCCGTGGCCACCGACCTGCTCGACTGCCTCGGCCGGTTCACCGACCCGGCGGCGGGCACCGTCCGGGTCGACGCCGCCGACCTGTCCACTGTGGACCCGGACCGGGTCCGCGAGGTCGTGCTCGTCGCCGCGCACGACGCCGACCTGTTCGAAGGAACCCTGGAGGAGAACGTGCGAGCGGGAGCCACGGACCTGTCCGACGGCGTACTGTCCGCCGCGGCCGCCGACGAGGTGGCGAGCACGCTGCCGTCGGGCACGGCCACGGCGGTCACCGAGCGCGGGCGGTCGCTTTCCGGCGGGCAACGGCAACGGGTCGCGCTCGCCCGCGCGCTCGCCAAGGACGCCCCGGTGCTCGTCCTGCACGACCCGACCACGGCCGTGGACACGGTGACCGAGGCGCGCATCGCCGACGGGGTCGCCCGCCTTCGCCGCGGCCGCACCACGATCGTCGTCACCACCAGCCCCGCGCTGCTCGCGGCCACCGACCGCGTGGTGCTGCTGGCGGACGGCCGGGCGGTCGCCGAGGGCGAGCACGCCGGGCTGGTCCGCGAGCGCGCCGACTACCGCGCGGCGGTGTTGTCATGA
- a CDS encoding MBL fold metallo-hydrolase produces the protein MADQLYFRQLLAGRDFAVGDPLATQMVNFAYLIGDRESGEAVLVDPAYAVRDLLDVLAADGMRLAGVLATHHHADHVGGEMTGLPVAGIAELLALDPVPIHVNADEAEWVRRATGVSATDLTPHDHDDVLTVGSIGIRLLHTPGHTPGSQCFLVGDRLVSGDTLFLEGCGRTDFPGGDADAIYRSLQSLAALPGDPVVYPGHQYSPEPSATLSSVKQTNFVFRPRSLAEWHRMFGMFGG, from the coding sequence ATGGCAGACCAGCTGTACTTCCGCCAACTGCTCGCCGGCCGGGACTTCGCGGTGGGCGACCCCCTCGCGACGCAGATGGTCAACTTCGCCTACCTGATCGGCGACCGCGAGAGCGGCGAGGCGGTGCTCGTCGACCCGGCGTACGCGGTGCGGGACCTGCTGGACGTGCTGGCCGCCGACGGCATGCGGCTCGCCGGCGTGCTGGCCACGCACCACCACGCCGATCACGTCGGCGGCGAGATGACCGGCCTGCCGGTGGCCGGAATCGCCGAGCTGCTCGCCCTCGATCCGGTGCCGATCCACGTCAACGCGGACGAGGCCGAGTGGGTCCGCCGCGCCACCGGCGTCTCGGCCACCGACCTGACCCCGCACGACCACGACGATGTCCTGACCGTCGGCTCGATCGGCATCCGCCTGCTGCACACCCCCGGCCACACCCCCGGCAGCCAGTGCTTCCTGGTCGGCGACCGCCTCGTCTCGGGCGACACGCTGTTCCTCGAAGGCTGCGGCCGCACCGACTTCCCTGGCGGTGACGCGGACGCGATCTACCGCAGTCTTCAGTCACTTGCGGCGTTGCCGGGTGACCCGGTGGTGTATCCGGGGCACCAGTACTCGCCTGAGCCGTCGGCGACGTTGTCGTCGGTGAAGCAGACGAACTTTGTCTTCCGGCCGCGTTCGCTGGCTGAGTGGCATCGGATGTTCGGGATGTTCGGGGGCTGA